AATATGTCTGACGATTCCCTCTTTATCAATGATATAGGTAACTCGTCCGGGGAGGACGAATAAGGTAGAGGGAACACCGAATAATTTCCGCACTTGGTTATCGCTATCACTTAAAAGGGTGAAGGGAAGATTATATTTTTGGGCAAATTGTTGATGAGATTGGGGACTATCGGCACTAATACCAATAACTTCCGCACCCGCATCGGTAAACACTTCATAACTATCGCGGAAAGCGCAGGATTCTGCGGTACAACCCGGAGTGTCATCTTTGGGATAGAAATAAATTACTAGGGATTTTTTACCGATTAAATCGCCGATATTAACCGTTTCCCCTGTTTGGGAAGGGAGAGAAAAATTGGGAACTTGATCGCCTACTTTTATAGCTGCCATAAGATTAATTAATCGATAGATAATTGTGGATAGGTTGATACTTTACATTCTAACCTTTTTTGGCCTTTTGTTTAGCGCGTTTAGCGGCAGCTTTGGCCGCTTTTTCCGCTTCAATGCGTTTTTGTTCGGCTTTTTGTTTTTCTTCGTCTAGTTTTTCTAGATAATAGTGATAATCTCCAGCATAGGCAATTAATTCGCCGTCCCGAATCTCGACAATTTTGTTAGCTACCTGGGAGATAAAATAACGATCATGGGAAACAATTAAAACCGTGCCTTCATAAACTTTTAAAGCCGATTCTAACATTTCCTTGGCGGGAATATCGAGGTGATTGGTGGGTTCATCGAGAATTAATAAGTTAGCGGGAGCAAGTAACATCTTGGCTAAAGCAAGACGCGCTTTTTCGCCACCACTCAAAGATTCTACTTTTTTTAATACCGTTTCCCCACTGAATAAAAATCGCCCTAAAAGACTGCGAACTTCCACATCTTTCCAATCGGGAACTTCATCATGAATGGTATTTAAAACAGTTTTAGTTAGGTCTAAAGCTTCCGCTTGGTTCTGCTCAAAATAACTAGGAATAACGTTATGTTTACCGATTTCGATCGAGCCTTCTGTGGGAGCTTCTAAA
This portion of the Microcystis aeruginosa NIES-2549 genome encodes:
- a CDS encoding peroxiredoxin encodes the protein MAAIKVGDQVPNFSLPSQTGETVNIGDLIGKKSLVIYFYPKDDTPGCTAESCAFRDSYEVFTDAGAEVIGISADSPQSHQQFAQKYNLPFTLLSDSDNQVRKLFGVPSTLFVLPGRVTYIIDKEGIVRHIFDSMLDFKAHVTESLNTIKSF